The Gavia stellata isolate bGavSte3 chromosome 26, bGavSte3.hap2, whole genome shotgun sequence genome has a window encoding:
- the CFAP68 gene encoding LOW QUALITY PROTEIN: cilia- and flagella-associated protein 68 (The sequence of the model RefSeq protein was modified relative to this genomic sequence to represent the inferred CDS: substituted 1 base at 1 genomic stop codon), whose protein sequence is MLPAVEIQADPRELLVSIARSCPRSVCTTPSLDATGRGELWMDWDNTCKFSXHGWRCTTNENDDSVKTIKGNWNEEQYNIQRIVQPNPVPSQDLNENLTGFRATTLSWILLRSTQLLSPAVQ, encoded by the exons ATGTTACCCGCTGTTGAGATCCAAGCTGATCCTAGGGAGTTGTTGGTTTCTATTGCCAGATCATGTCCAAGATCTGTTTGCACAACTCCCTCCCTGGATGCTACTGGCCGTGGGGAACTGTGGATGGACTGGGACAACACTTGTAAGTTTTCCTAGCATGGCTGGAGGTGCACCACCAATGAAAATGATGACTCAGTTAAAACCATTAAGGGGAACTGGAATGAAGAGCAATACAATATCCAGAGAATTGTGCAGCCTAACCCAGTTCCCTCCCAG GATTTGAATGAGAACCTCACTGGTTTCCGGGCCACTACCCTGAGCTGGATCCTCCTCCGTTCAACCCAACTGCTCAGTCCTGCTGTGCAATAG
- the FDXACB1 gene encoding ferredoxin-fold anticodon-binding domain-containing protein 1, which translates to MEPVRRLLLLGEGNFSFAASLCGAAGTHVVATCYESEEEVSGRGRAAESIRRLRERGAEVVFSVDCTKLKDYFLPEKREFDCIYFNFPHCGRKAGVVKNRELLAHFFRSSAEVLTEEGEVHVALCNGQGGTPADQPRREWHNSWQIVAVAAGAGFILSNVHPFKAETIHGYKCTGYRSQDKSFCVEGALNHIFTRSTPLPYFKPMICEIELESQKVSFQVPQVLVDKINRGFLELNSSHPVRTVKEKLTAELSQAFPLQNIDYCLSLLHQGHLNDVCHPNIFWIILRPEETPSTEEMSNGLANAVLFSHVDFSRDTDKNGWVNVQEGCHISKRCYLRPSLLPYAEAIIQRGDFLPGTLHVLSGPVFRKCLITPYSMPVFHEMFFVCAVNRGTENSCIQMLVNNIKTSIHSLHQTVSGFKLNINLQEATSFKTTELNEFTAFESQLSKIQYFICMEIVSSGSCEKDTCVGTIRTAHYELVSSELVVVSASLNLDLLAMLICGISDWRMLWTSDTRFLRQFPRGQLRLFKSFSLYPPSYVHDVSFWVPDGEQFDEVAFHTIARQVSGEMVVSIQLMDSFQQSETGRKSLCYRLTFQSCDKALSRREVAEMQLLFRKEINQRLRVTLR; encoded by the exons ATGGAGCCGGTGCGCCGCCTCCTGCTGCTCGGGGAGGGCAACTTCTCCTTCGCGGCCTCGCTCTGCGGGGCCGCGGGCACCCACGTCGTGGCCACTTGCTACGAGAGCGAAGAGGAGGTGTCCGGGCGGGGGCGAGCCGCGGAGAGCATCCGGCGGCTGCGGGAGAGAG GAGCTGAAGTTGTGTTTTCTGTGGACTGCACCAAGCTGAAGGACTATTTTTTAccagaaaagagagaatttgATTGTATTTATTTCAACTTCCCTCACTGTGGGAGGAAGGCTGGGGTAGTGAAGAATAGAGAACTTCTTGCCCACTTTTTCCGTAG CTCCGCAGAAGTGCTgacagaggagggagaggtcCATGTGGCTCTTTGCAATGGACAGGGTGGGACACCTGCTGATCAACCAAGGAGAGAGTGGCACAACAGCTGGCAAATAGtggctgtggcagcaggagctggattTATCTTGAGTAACGTTCATCCTTTTAAAGCAGAGACTATCCATGGATATAAGTGTACAGGCTACAG GAGTCAAGATAAATCTTTCTGCGTAGAGGGTGCTTTAAACCACATTTTCACACGAAGCACACCACTTCCGTATTTCAAACCTATGATCTGCGAGATAGAACTGGAAAGccaaaaagtttcttttcaagtaCCACAAGTACTTGTGGATAAAATTAATAG ggGTTTCCTAGAACTAAATTCAAGTCATCCAGTACGGACAGTAAAAGAGAAGCTCACTGCAGAGCTCAGCCAAGCCTTTCCATTACAAAACATTGACTACTGCCTTTCTCTGCTCCACCAAGGTCACCTCAATGATGTTTGTCACCCAAATATCTTTTGGATCATTCTGAGACCAGAAGAGACTCCAAGCACTGAAGAAATGTCTAATGGACTGgcaaatgcagttttattttcccatGTTGATTTTTCCAGGGACACAGATAAAAATGGCTGGGTGAATGTACAAGAGGGATGCCACATTTCAAAACGGTGTTATCTTAGACCTTCCCTTCTACCTTATGCTGAGGCAATAATACAAAGAGGAGACTTTCTCCCGGGGACACTTCATGTTCTTTCTGGCCCAGTTTTCAGAAAGTGTCTTATCACTCCTTACTCCATGCCTGTTTTTCATGAGATGTTTTTTGTATGTGCAGTTAACAGGGGTACAGAGAACAGCTGTATCCAGATGTTGGTGAATAACATTAAAACCAGCATACATTCTCTTCACCAGACTGTTTCCGGCTTTAAACTGAATATCAATCTGCAGGAAGCAACAAGCTTTAAAACAACTGAGCTAAATGAGTTTACTGCTTTTGAATCTCAGCTTAGTAAAATTCAGTACTTCATCTGTATGGAGATAGTTAGTTCAGGCTCCTGTGAGAAGGACACCTGTGTGGGGACTATAAGGACAGCTCATTATGAACTAGTAAGCAGTGAGCTGGTTGTTGTCTCTGCTTCATTGAATCTTGACCTCCTAGCCATGCTGATCTGTGGAATATCTGACTGGCGAATGCTCTGGACATCAGACACACGGTTCCTCCGTCAATTTCCTAGAGGACAGTTACGGCTTTTCAAGAGTTTTTCTCTCTATCCACCTTCCTATGTGCACGATGTCAGCTTTTGGGTTCCCGATGGGGAACAATTTGATGAAGTTGCTTTTCACACAATTGCTAGGCAGGTGTCAGGTGAAATGGTCGTATCCATCCAGTTAATGGACAGTTTCCAGCAGTCAGAGACCGGACGGAAGAGCCTCTGCTACAGGCTGACCTTTCAGTCCTGTGACAAGGCACTGAGTCGCCGGGAGGTGGCAGAGATGCAGCTGCTCTTTCGGAAGGAAATAAACCAACGCTTGCGTGTAACTCTTCGGTAG
- the CRYAB gene encoding alpha-crystallin B chain has product MDITIHNPLIRRPLLSWLAPSRIFDQIFGEHLQESELLPASPGFSPFLMRSPILRMPSWLETGLSEMRLERDKFSVNLDVKHFSPDELKVKVLGDMIEIHGKHEERQDEHGFIAREFNRKYRIPDDVDPLTITSSLSLDGVLTVSAPRKLSDVPEQTIPITREEKPAIAGAQRK; this is encoded by the exons ATGGATATCACCATTCATAACCCCCTGATCCGCAGACCCCTGTTGTCTTGGTTGGCACCAAGTCGTATCTTTGACCAGATTTTCGGAGAGCACCTGCAGGAGTCAGAGCTGCTCCCTGCTTCCCCCGGCTTCAGTCCCTTCCTGATGAGATCCCCCATCCTTCGGATGCCCAGTTGGCTAGAGACGGGACTCTCTGAG ATGCGACTGGAGAGGGACAAATTTTCTGTAAATCTTGATGTGAAGCATTTCTCCCCTGACGAGCTAAAAGTGAAGGTGCTTGGGGACATGATAGAAATTCACGGGAAACACGAGGAGCGCCAG GATGAGCATGGCTTTATTGCCAGGGAGTTCAACAGGAAATACAGGATTCCAGATGATGTGGACCCTCTGACCATAACCTCATCGCTCTCTCTGGATGGTGTCCTGACGGTGAGCGCACCGAGGAAACTAAGTGACGTCCCTGAGCAGACTATTCCTATCACCCGTGAAGAGAAGCCTGCCATTGCAGGAGCCCAAAGGAAGTAG
- the HSPB2 gene encoding heat shock protein beta-2 codes for MAARTVPHAYPMSSEYEFANPSKIYDQNFGEGVSPCEILAPALYHGYYIRPRINKQLDRGTSEISLNEHKFQVFLDVCHFLPDELTVRTVDNLLEVMGQHPQKADRHGFISREFTRTYILPLDVDPLLVRATLSHDGILSIVAPRTGKEVKARVNEVKITQQEQPVGKEEQSEEGKGKEES; via the exons ATGGCTGCACGGACTGTCCCCCATGCCTACCCCATGAGTTCGGAGTACGAGTTTGCCAACCCTAGCAAGATCTACGACCAGAACTTTGGAGAAG GTGTGTCCCCATGTGAGATTTTAGCCCCTGCCCTGTACCATGGCTACTACATCAGGCCTCGGATCAATAAGCAGCTGGATCGAGGCACCTCTGAGATCAGCCTCAATGAGCACAAATTCCAGGTGTTCCTGGATGTCTGTCACTTCCTGCCGGATGAGCTCACTGTCCGCACCGTAGACAACCTGCTGGAGGTGATGGGGCAGCACCCACAGAAGGCTGACCGCCACGGCTTCATCTCCCGAGAGTTCACCAGGACCTACATCCTCCCTCTGGATGTCGACCCCTTGCTGGTGAGAGCCACGTTGTCCCACGATGGCATCTTAAGCATTGTGGCTCCCCGGACGGGGAAGGAGGTGAAGGCCAGAGTCAACGAGGTGAAGATAACCCAACAGGAGCAGCCAGTGGGGAAAGAAGAACAgtctgaggaaggaaaagggaaggaagagtcCTAA